A stretch of Desulfotalea psychrophila LSv54 DNA encodes these proteins:
- a CDS encoding FMN-dependent NADH-azoreductase, which translates to MSKLLYIEASPRKNKSFSTRVAQSFINTFLDADPANRIETLDLWDFPLPEVDGSYLSAKYKILHWQDPTEAEARAWTEIANIVSQFKDADSYLFSIPMWNFSIPYKLKHFIDIITQPGLTFMFSPESGYQGLVTGKACTVIYARGAQYRGTKGSTLDFQKTYMELLLSFIGFENIHSIRVEPTLTDSASRERVLATAKLEAISLAKELYSLI; encoded by the coding sequence GTGAGCAAATTACTCTACATAGAGGCGTCACCAAGAAAAAACAAATCGTTTTCTACTAGGGTCGCTCAATCCTTTATTAATACATTTCTGGATGCCGATCCTGCAAACAGGATAGAAACCCTGGATCTATGGGATTTTCCCTTACCGGAAGTTGATGGCAGTTATCTCAGTGCCAAATATAAGATACTTCACTGGCAGGATCCAACAGAGGCAGAGGCCCGGGCCTGGACCGAAATTGCAAATATCGTCAGTCAGTTTAAGGATGCAGACAGTTATCTCTTTAGTATTCCTATGTGGAATTTTTCTATCCCGTATAAACTCAAACACTTTATTGATATCATTACTCAGCCCGGTCTTACCTTTATGTTTTCTCCAGAATCAGGCTATCAGGGACTGGTAACCGGAAAAGCCTGTACGGTAATATATGCTCGTGGAGCCCAATACCGTGGTACTAAGGGAAGCACCCTCGACTTTCAAAAGACATATATGGAGTTGCTTCTCAGTTTTATTGGTTTTGAAAATATTCACAGCATACGGGTAGAACCCACCCTGACAGACTCTGCGTCCAGGGAGCGGGTCCTGGCTACGGCAAAGCTTGAGGCAATATCTTTGGCAAAAGAACTCTACTCTCTAATTTAA
- the rbsK gene encoding ribokinase — MKKIAVIGSNMVDLVTYTDRMPVAGETLEAPDFDLGFGGKGANQAIAAAKLGGEVLMLSKVGDDVFGPNTRANFVANGIDARYVETAAGISSGVAPIFVDAKGQNSILIVKGANKHLSPVDVDRAIDDIRACDLIVMQLEISLETVYYVIELGLREHIPVLLNPAPAVAGLDMEKICQLDMLVPNETELEILTGMPVQTLEQIQAAAKFLIDAGIKKVIVTMGSKGALLVTEKEMTSVPCPQVKAKDTSGAGDAFIGCFAKHYVEGGELIPAMEEAVIYASLSTTRPGTQKSYADIDQFEAYKRFL, encoded by the coding sequence ATGAAAAAAATAGCTGTTATCGGCAGTAATATGGTGGACCTTGTCACCTATACTGATCGTATGCCAGTAGCTGGTGAGACCCTTGAGGCACCGGATTTTGATCTTGGTTTCGGTGGTAAGGGTGCCAACCAGGCCATCGCTGCCGCAAAACTTGGGGGTGAGGTCCTGATGCTCTCCAAGGTGGGCGATGATGTGTTCGGTCCCAATACCAGGGCCAACTTTGTTGCCAACGGTATCGATGCTCGCTATGTAGAAACCGCCGCAGGTATATCAAGTGGTGTTGCCCCTATCTTTGTTGATGCAAAGGGGCAGAACAGTATCCTCATTGTCAAGGGAGCCAATAAGCATCTCAGTCCTGTTGATGTGGACCGTGCCATTGATGATATCCGTGCCTGTGATCTCATTGTTATGCAGTTGGAGATATCTCTTGAAACCGTTTACTACGTTATTGAGCTGGGTCTACGCGAGCATATTCCTGTCCTCCTCAATCCTGCCCCTGCTGTTGCCGGTCTTGATATGGAGAAGATCTGTCAGCTTGATATGCTGGTTCCTAACGAAACAGAACTTGAAATTCTCACAGGTATGCCTGTGCAGACCCTTGAACAAATTCAAGCGGCGGCAAAATTTTTAATAGATGCAGGTATTAAGAAGGTTATTGTGACTATGGGAAGCAAAGGCGCTCTCCTTGTTACAGAAAAAGAGATGACCTCTGTTCCCTGTCCTCAGGTGAAGGCTAAAGATACCAGTGGGGCAGGAGATGCCTTTATAGGTTGTTTTGCCAAGCACTATGTGGAAGGTGGTGAGCTTATCCCGGCCATGGAAGAGGCTGTAATCTACGCCTCCCTCTCCACCACCAGACCCGGCACCCAAAAGTCCTACGCCGATATCGACCAGTTCGAGGCATATAAGCGTTTTCTCTAG
- the dbpA gene encoding ATP-dependent RNA helicase DbpA, translating into MSAFTTLALSKAMTDNLEIMGYHEMTPIQAESLPHVLEGEDLLAQAKTGSGKTAAFGIGLLHNLDVSLFRVQTLVMCPTRELAEQVAGELRRIARFKHNIKITTLCGGMPIKPQLASLEHQAHIVVGTPGRIEQHLKRESLNLDHVTTLVLDEADRMLDIGFADTLDAIISYLPRRRQTLLFSATFPDEILRLSEQFQYKAQRVIVDVEHEENSIQQEFFECKWDKKAAIVSRILATHKPESTLIFCNTKANCRDIAEALEAKGFSALAIHGDLDQRERTEVLVRFSNGSSPIMVATDVAARGLDINGLSAVINVDLPFESEVYIHRIGRTGRAGKEGLAFSLMEPGEEFRLEEINRLMGTDFKISDVEALAPAGKGVTALPPMVTLSINGGRKTKLRPGDILGALTKDAGIAGSKVGKINCFDFYSYVAIERSVADEAERALSTKKIKGRRFIIYRHEGEGVKSSFEY; encoded by the coding sequence ATGAGCGCATTTACTACACTGGCCTTAAGCAAAGCAATGACCGATAATCTAGAGATCATGGGTTACCATGAAATGACTCCTATCCAGGCAGAGAGTCTGCCCCATGTGCTGGAGGGCGAGGATCTGCTAGCACAGGCCAAGACAGGATCAGGCAAAACAGCAGCCTTCGGTATCGGCCTCCTCCACAATCTGGATGTAAGCCTCTTTCGAGTCCAAACTCTGGTGATGTGCCCAACCCGTGAGCTGGCGGAGCAGGTAGCAGGCGAGCTACGTCGTATTGCCCGCTTCAAGCACAATATCAAAATTACCACCCTCTGTGGCGGCATGCCCATCAAGCCTCAACTGGCCTCTCTGGAACATCAGGCCCATATTGTGGTCGGCACCCCGGGCCGTATTGAACAGCATTTAAAGCGAGAAAGTCTCAATCTTGACCACGTCACCACCCTGGTCCTCGATGAAGCGGATCGCATGCTGGACATCGGCTTTGCCGATACCCTTGATGCCATTATAAGCTATCTCCCCCGGCGTCGTCAGACCCTACTCTTCTCTGCCACCTTCCCCGATGAGATCCTCCGTCTGAGTGAACAATTTCAGTATAAGGCCCAAAGGGTCATAGTCGACGTAGAGCACGAGGAAAACTCAATTCAGCAAGAGTTCTTTGAGTGCAAATGGGATAAAAAAGCAGCTATTGTCAGCAGAATTTTGGCCACTCATAAGCCTGAGTCCACCCTGATCTTCTGTAATACTAAAGCGAACTGCAGGGATATAGCCGAGGCCTTAGAGGCCAAAGGATTTTCGGCCCTGGCCATTCACGGAGACCTTGACCAGAGAGAACGGACAGAAGTTCTGGTACGTTTCTCCAACGGCAGTAGTCCTATCATGGTGGCCACCGATGTGGCAGCCCGAGGACTTGATATCAATGGGCTCAGCGCAGTAATCAACGTCGATCTTCCCTTTGAGTCCGAGGTCTATATCCATCGTATCGGGCGGACGGGTCGAGCCGGGAAAGAGGGTCTGGCCTTTTCCCTTATGGAGCCTGGCGAAGAGTTCAGGTTGGAGGAGATTAATCGTCTGATGGGCACTGACTTTAAGATTTCCGATGTCGAGGCGCTTGCTCCGGCAGGCAAAGGCGTAACAGCCCTGCCACCGATGGTGACCCTCTCTATCAACGGTGGACGAAAGACCAAGCTCAGGCCCGGAGATATTTTGGGAGCCCTGACTAAAGATGCGGGCATTGCCGGAAGCAAGGTGGGCAAGATCAACTGTTTTGATTTTTACTCCTATGTCGCCATTGAACGTTCCGTAGCAGACGAGGCCGAAAGGGCACTTTCCACCAAAAAGATCAAGGGACGACGCTTTATTATCTATCGTCATGAGGGGGAGGGAGTCAAATCCTCCTTTGAGTATTAA
- the deoC gene encoding deoxyribose-phosphate aldolase, with amino-acid sequence MNTIISPKEIALYIDHTLLKPEASPAAIRTLCAEAREYSFKTVCVNSCYVPLCVEELQACPVDVCSVVGFPLGAMLSSAKAYEAKLAVAAGADEIDMVINIGLLKAGELEAVRADIETVFAACGEADLKVIIETGLLSDAEKKSVCQICKEVGVAFVKTSTGFGHGGATVADVELMRAVVGERCKVKASGGVRNLADARALIAAGANRIGASAGIAIVNGEEVPPSR; translated from the coding sequence ATGAATACAATCATTAGCCCGAAAGAAATTGCCTTGTATATTGATCACACTCTCCTCAAACCTGAGGCAAGCCCTGCAGCTATTCGTACCCTATGCGCAGAAGCTCGTGAGTACTCTTTCAAGACTGTATGCGTCAACTCTTGCTATGTCCCTCTCTGTGTGGAAGAACTTCAAGCTTGCCCCGTTGATGTTTGCTCGGTGGTGGGGTTCCCACTTGGGGCTATGCTGAGTTCGGCAAAGGCCTACGAGGCAAAACTTGCAGTGGCAGCCGGGGCCGACGAAATTGATATGGTTATCAATATTGGTCTCTTGAAGGCAGGAGAACTTGAAGCTGTTCGGGCAGATATTGAAACAGTTTTTGCCGCCTGTGGAGAGGCAGACCTTAAGGTGATCATTGAGACAGGCCTGCTCAGCGATGCGGAGAAAAAAAGCGTCTGTCAGATATGCAAGGAAGTTGGTGTCGCCTTTGTTAAGACCTCCACGGGTTTTGGTCATGGTGGCGCAACCGTTGCCGATGTAGAACTTATGCGTGCTGTTGTTGGTGAGAGATGTAAGGTTAAGGCCTCTGGCGGGGTACGCAACCTTGCCGATGCCCGCGCCCTGATAGCGGCAGGAGCCAATAGAATTGGGGCAAGTGCCGGTATCGCAATTGTCAATGGAGAAGAGGTCCCCCCTTCTCGTTAA